The following are encoded together in the Bos indicus isolate NIAB-ARS_2022 breed Sahiwal x Tharparkar chromosome 29, NIAB-ARS_B.indTharparkar_mat_pri_1.0, whole genome shotgun sequence genome:
- the B4GALNT4 gene encoding N-acetyl-beta-glucosaminyl-glycoprotein 4-beta-N-acetylgalactosaminyltransferase 1 isoform X3, whose amino-acid sequence MASASSASSTRREMFSVASDDNSEFWLSPNESPAGAQLVAFVGKTGSEWTAPGEFTKFSSQVSKPRRLMASRRYYFELLHKQDDRGSDHVEVGWRAFLPGLKFEVIGSAHISLYTDESALKMDHVAHVPQSPASHVAGQPLQEEPRADMLRPDPRDAFFLTPRVEPSDLESVLEPCAYAPTYVVKDFPIARYQGLQFVYLSFVYPNDHTRLTHMETDNKCFYRESPLYLERFGFYKYMKMDREEGGEDREEVQRRAFLFLNPDDFLDDEDDGELLDAGLGPTEAPRRQGSRQLPAPAAPSEAPATPAAPTPRRSRALSWAARQLPLFLGRAPPPRPAARPSKVYVTRVRPGLRAPPGAPPLGARGPPRPPLPGVFLRPRPLPRVPLRAPPSPPRARGHRTSSPPATELRAPAPAPATREGREGRARAPGLAAPTADSNSSSEAQPVTSFLSLSQVSRPQLPGEDEEEEGDDDEEGAPGDENASEDSEEAAGLVRGRWREDAIDWQRTFSVGNVDFELLRSDWNDLRCNVSGNLQLPEAEAVDVVAQYMERLNMRHSGRYALLRIVNVEKRRDSARGSRFLLELELQERGGRRLRLSEYVFLRLPGARAGDTEEDRESPEPAAASARPDGRPELCRPLRLAWRQDVMVHFVVPVKNQARWVMQFLADMAALHARTGDSRFSVVLVDFESEDMDVEQALRAARLPRYQYLRRAGNFERSAGLQAGVDAVEDASSIVFLCDLHIHFPPSILDGIRKHCVEGKLAFAPVVMRLSCGSSPGDPHGYWEVNGFGLFGIYKSDFDRIGGMNTEEFRDQWGGEDWELLDRVLQAGLEVERLRIRNFYHHFHSKRGMWGARSRKAARKEAPQKEAP is encoded by the exons ATGGCCTCCGCCTCTTCGGCTTCATCCACCCGGCGAGAGAtg TTCTCTGTGGCTTCGGATGACAACTCTGAGTTCTGGCTGAGCCCAAATGAGAGCCCAGCGGGTGCCCAGCTGGTGGCCTTTGTGGGCAAG ACAGGCTCAGAGTGGACAGCGCCTGGAGAGTTCACCAAGTTCAGCTCCCAGGTGTCCAAGCCCAGACG GCTCATGGCCTCTCGGAGGTACTACTTTGAGCTGCTGCACAAGCAGGATGACCGCGGCTCGGACCATGTGGAAGTGGGC TGGCGAGCATTCCTGCCGGGTCTGAAGTTCGAGGTCATCGGCTCTGCTCACATCTCCCTCTACACAG ACGAGTCAGCCCTGAAGATGGACCACGTGGCGCACGTGCCCCAGTCTCCTGCCAGTCACGTGGCGGGGCAGCCGCTGCAGGAGGAGCCCAGAGCTGACATGCTGCGGCCGGATCCCCGAGACGCCTTCTTTCTCA CGCCTCGGGTGGAGCCCTCGGATCTGGAGAGTGTGCTGGAGCCCTGCGCCTACGCCCCGACCTACGTGGTCAAAGACTTTCCCATCGCAAGATACCAGGGACTGCAATTT gtGTACCTGTCCTTCGTTTATCCCAATGACCACACGCGCCTGACTCACATGGAGACGGACAATAAGTGCTTCTACCGGGAGTCGCCGCTGTATCTGGAAAg GTTTGGGTTCTACAAATACATGAAGATGGACCgggaggagggcggggaggacagagaggaggTGCAGCGCCGAGCCTTCCTCTTCCTCAACCCGGACG ACTTCCTGGATGACGAGGACGACGGAGAGCTGCTCGACGCCGGCCTGGGGCCCACGGAGGCCCCCCGAAGGCAGGGCAGCCGCCAGCTCCCGGCCCCCGCAGCCCCCTCCGAGGCCCCGGCCACCCCTGCCGCGCCGACACCCCGACGCTCCCGGGCGCTGAGCTGGGCGGCCCGCCAGCTCCCGCTCTTCTTGggccgcgccccgcccccgcggCCCGCAGCCCGGCCCTCCAAGGTGTACGTGACCCGCGTGCGGCCCGGCCTGCGGGCGCCCCCCGGGGCCCCGCCACTCGGCGCACGCGGCCCACCCCGGCCGCCCTTGCCTGGCGTCTTCCTGCGCCCCCGACCCCTACCCAGGGTGCCGCTGCGGGCGCCCCCAAGCCCACCCCGGGCTCGAGGCCACAGGACGAGCAGCCCCCCGGCCACAGAGCTGAGAGCCCCGGCCCCGGCGCCGGCCACCCGGGAGGGCCGGGAGGGCCGGGCGCGCGCGCCGGGACTCGCGGCCCCCACGGCGGACTCCAACTCTTCCTCTGAAGCGCAGCCTGTGACCTCCTTCCTGAGCTTGTCCCAGGTGTCCAGGCCACAGCTGCCTggggaggacgaggaggaggaaggggacgaTGACGAGGAAGGGGCGCCCGGCGACGAGAACGCGTCGGAGGACAGCGAGGAGGCGGCAGGCCTGGTTCGCGGCCGCTGGCGCGAGGATGCCATCGACTGGCAGCGCACGTTCAGCGTCGGCAACGTGGACTTCGAGCTGCTGCGCTCCGACTGGAACGATCTGCGCTGCAATGTGTCCGGGAACCTGCAGCTGCCCGAGGCCGAGGCCGTGGACGTGGTGGCTCAGTACATGGAGAGGCTCAACATGCGCCACAGCGG GCGATACGCTCTTCTGCGCATCGTGAACGTGGAGAAGCGCCGGGACTCCGCGCGAGGAAGCCGCTTCCTCCTGGAACTGGAGCTCCAGGAACGCGGCGGGCGCCGCCTGCGCTTGTCTGAGTACGTCTTCCTGCGCCTGCCCGGGGCCCGTGCCGGCGACACGGAGGAAGACCGAGAGAGTCCCGAGCCCGCCGCAGCCTCCGCGCGCCCCGACGGCCGCCCGGAGCTGTGCCGGCCACTGCGCCTGGCCTGGCGCCAAGATGTGATGGTGCACTTCGTCGTGCCCG TGAAAAACCAGGCGCGCTGGGTGATGCAGTTCCTGGCAGACATGGCCGCTCTGCACGCGCGCACCGGCGACTCCCGCTTCAGTGTCGTCCTGGTGGACTTTGAGAGCGAGGACATGGACGTGGAGCAGGCCCTCCGCGCCGCGCGGCTGCCCAG ATACCAATACCTGAGGCGAGCCGGGAACTTTGAGCGCTCTGCGGGGCTGCAAGCTGGAGTGGATGCGGTGGAG GATGCCAGCAGCATCGTTTTCCTCTGCGACCTGCACATCCACTTCCCCCCCAGCATCCTGGACGGCATTCGCAAGCACTGCGTGGAGGGCAAGCTGGCCTTCGCGCCAGTGGTCATGCGGCTGAGCTGTGGGAGCTCACCAGGGGACCCGCATG gttACTGGGAGGTGAATGGCTTTGGCCTGTTTGGGATCTACAAGTCTGACTTTGACCGTATTGGAGGCATGAACACTGAGGAATTCCGGGACCAGTGGGGAGGCGAGGACTGGGAGCTCCTGGACAG GGTCctgcaggcagggctggaggTGGAGCGACTCCGCATACGGAACTTCTACCACCACTTCCACTCCAAGCGGGGGATGTGGGGTGCGCGCAGCCGCAAGGCCGCCCGAAAGGAGGCCCCCCAAAAAGAGGCCCCTTGA
- the B4GALNT4 gene encoding N-acetyl-beta-glucosaminyl-glycoprotein 4-beta-N-acetylgalactosaminyltransferase 1 isoform X2, with the protein MPWFPVKKIRKQIKLLLLLVLLTCAAWLTYVHLSLVRQGRALRQRLGYGRDGEKLSGVTDGRGVHAALATQRAEDSSESREEEPVSEGRDPGVLFPGGAGRPLVLNLTRQVPVWREEYKGQVNLHVFEDWCGGAVGQLRRNLHFPLFPHTRTTVKKLAVSPKWKNYGLRLFGFIHPARDGDVQFSVASDDNSEFWLSPNESPAGAQLVAFVGKTGSEWTAPGEFTKFSSQVSKPRRLMASRRYYFELLHKQDDRGSDHVEVGWRAFLPGLKFEVIGSAHISLYTDESALKMDHVAHVPQSPASHVAGQPLQEEPRADMLRPDPRDAFFLTPRVEPSDLESVLEPCAYAPTYVVKDFPIARYQGLQFVYLSFVYPNDHTRLTHMETDNKCFYRESPLYLERFGFYKYMKMDREEGGEDREEVQRRAFLFLNPDDFLDDEDDGELLDAGLGPTEAPRRQGSRQLPAPAAPSEAPATPAAPTPRRSRALSWAARQLPLFLGRAPPPRPAARPSKVYVTRVRPGLRAPPGAPPLGARGPPRPPLPGVFLRPRPLPRVPLRAPPSPPRARGHRTSSPPATELRAPAPAPATREGREGRARAPGLAAPTADSNSSSEAQPVTSFLSLSQVSRPQLPGEDEEEEGDDDEEGAPGDENASEDSEEAAGLVRGRWREDAIDWQRTFSVGNVDFELLRSDWNDLRCNVSGNLQLPEAEAVDVVAQYMERLNMRHSGRYALLRIVNVEKRRDSARGSRFLLELELQERGGRRLRLSEYVFLRLPGARAGDTEEDRESPEPAAASARPDGRPELCRPLRLAWRQDVMVHFVVPVKNQARWVMQFLADMAALHARTGDSRFSVVLVDFESEDMDVEQALRAARLPRYQYLRRAGNFERSAGLQAGVDAVEDASSIVFLCDLHIHFPPSILDGIRKHCVEGKLAFAPVVMRLSCGSSPGDPHGTSSSTQIMPRVQGMTNMLE; encoded by the exons ATGCCGTGGTTCCCGGTGAAGAAGATCCGCAAACAGATcaagctgctgcttctgctggtgCTGCTTACCTGCGCCGCGTGGCTCACGTACGTGCACCTGAGCCTCGTGCGCCAGGGCCGCGCGCTGCGCCAGCGGCTGGGCTACGGGCGAG ACGGCGAGAAGCTGAGCGGTGTGACCGACGGCCGGGGCGTCCACGCTGCGCTGGCCACACAGAGGGCAGAGGACTCCAGCGAGAGCCGCGAGGAGGAGCCAGTG TCTGAAGGCCGGGACCCAGGCGTGCTGTTTCCTGGCGGGGCTGGAAGACCCCTGGTGCTCAACCTCACCCGTCAAGTGCCGGTGTGGCGGGAGGAG TACAAGGGGCAGGTGAATCTGCACGTGTTTGAGGACTGGTGCGGGGGCGCCGTGGGCCAGCTCCGGAGGAACCTGCActtccctctcttccctcac ACTCGCACCACTGTGAAGAAGCTGGCTGTGTCCCCCAAGTGGAAGAACTATGGCCTCCGCCTCTTCGGCTTCATCCACCCGGCGAGAGAtg GCGACGTCCAGTTCTCTGTGGCTTCGGATGACAACTCTGAGTTCTGGCTGAGCCCAAATGAGAGCCCAGCGGGTGCCCAGCTGGTGGCCTTTGTGGGCAAG ACAGGCTCAGAGTGGACAGCGCCTGGAGAGTTCACCAAGTTCAGCTCCCAGGTGTCCAAGCCCAGACG GCTCATGGCCTCTCGGAGGTACTACTTTGAGCTGCTGCACAAGCAGGATGACCGCGGCTCGGACCATGTGGAAGTGGGC TGGCGAGCATTCCTGCCGGGTCTGAAGTTCGAGGTCATCGGCTCTGCTCACATCTCCCTCTACACAG ACGAGTCAGCCCTGAAGATGGACCACGTGGCGCACGTGCCCCAGTCTCCTGCCAGTCACGTGGCGGGGCAGCCGCTGCAGGAGGAGCCCAGAGCTGACATGCTGCGGCCGGATCCCCGAGACGCCTTCTTTCTCA CGCCTCGGGTGGAGCCCTCGGATCTGGAGAGTGTGCTGGAGCCCTGCGCCTACGCCCCGACCTACGTGGTCAAAGACTTTCCCATCGCAAGATACCAGGGACTGCAATTT gtGTACCTGTCCTTCGTTTATCCCAATGACCACACGCGCCTGACTCACATGGAGACGGACAATAAGTGCTTCTACCGGGAGTCGCCGCTGTATCTGGAAAg GTTTGGGTTCTACAAATACATGAAGATGGACCgggaggagggcggggaggacagagaggaggTGCAGCGCCGAGCCTTCCTCTTCCTCAACCCGGACG ACTTCCTGGATGACGAGGACGACGGAGAGCTGCTCGACGCCGGCCTGGGGCCCACGGAGGCCCCCCGAAGGCAGGGCAGCCGCCAGCTCCCGGCCCCCGCAGCCCCCTCCGAGGCCCCGGCCACCCCTGCCGCGCCGACACCCCGACGCTCCCGGGCGCTGAGCTGGGCGGCCCGCCAGCTCCCGCTCTTCTTGggccgcgccccgcccccgcggCCCGCAGCCCGGCCCTCCAAGGTGTACGTGACCCGCGTGCGGCCCGGCCTGCGGGCGCCCCCCGGGGCCCCGCCACTCGGCGCACGCGGCCCACCCCGGCCGCCCTTGCCTGGCGTCTTCCTGCGCCCCCGACCCCTACCCAGGGTGCCGCTGCGGGCGCCCCCAAGCCCACCCCGGGCTCGAGGCCACAGGACGAGCAGCCCCCCGGCCACAGAGCTGAGAGCCCCGGCCCCGGCGCCGGCCACCCGGGAGGGCCGGGAGGGCCGGGCGCGCGCGCCGGGACTCGCGGCCCCCACGGCGGACTCCAACTCTTCCTCTGAAGCGCAGCCTGTGACCTCCTTCCTGAGCTTGTCCCAGGTGTCCAGGCCACAGCTGCCTggggaggacgaggaggaggaaggggacgaTGACGAGGAAGGGGCGCCCGGCGACGAGAACGCGTCGGAGGACAGCGAGGAGGCGGCAGGCCTGGTTCGCGGCCGCTGGCGCGAGGATGCCATCGACTGGCAGCGCACGTTCAGCGTCGGCAACGTGGACTTCGAGCTGCTGCGCTCCGACTGGAACGATCTGCGCTGCAATGTGTCCGGGAACCTGCAGCTGCCCGAGGCCGAGGCCGTGGACGTGGTGGCTCAGTACATGGAGAGGCTCAACATGCGCCACAGCGG GCGATACGCTCTTCTGCGCATCGTGAACGTGGAGAAGCGCCGGGACTCCGCGCGAGGAAGCCGCTTCCTCCTGGAACTGGAGCTCCAGGAACGCGGCGGGCGCCGCCTGCGCTTGTCTGAGTACGTCTTCCTGCGCCTGCCCGGGGCCCGTGCCGGCGACACGGAGGAAGACCGAGAGAGTCCCGAGCCCGCCGCAGCCTCCGCGCGCCCCGACGGCCGCCCGGAGCTGTGCCGGCCACTGCGCCTGGCCTGGCGCCAAGATGTGATGGTGCACTTCGTCGTGCCCG TGAAAAACCAGGCGCGCTGGGTGATGCAGTTCCTGGCAGACATGGCCGCTCTGCACGCGCGCACCGGCGACTCCCGCTTCAGTGTCGTCCTGGTGGACTTTGAGAGCGAGGACATGGACGTGGAGCAGGCCCTCCGCGCCGCGCGGCTGCCCAG ATACCAATACCTGAGGCGAGCCGGGAACTTTGAGCGCTCTGCGGGGCTGCAAGCTGGAGTGGATGCGGTGGAG GATGCCAGCAGCATCGTTTTCCTCTGCGACCTGCACATCCACTTCCCCCCCAGCATCCTGGACGGCATTCGCAAGCACTGCGTGGAGGGCAAGCTGGCCTTCGCGCCAGTGGTCATGCGGCTGAGCTGTGGGAGCTCACCAGGGGACCCGCATG GAACCTCCTCCAGCACCCAAATCATGCCCAGGGTCCAAGGTATGACCAACATGTTGGAGTGA
- the B4GALNT4 gene encoding N-acetyl-beta-glucosaminyl-glycoprotein 4-beta-N-acetylgalactosaminyltransferase 1 isoform X1, with translation MPWFPVKKIRKQIKLLLLLVLLTCAAWLTYVHLSLVRQGRALRQRLGYGRDGEKLSGVTDGRGVHAALATQRAEDSSESREEEPVSEGRDPGVLFPGGAGRPLVLNLTRQVPVWREEYKGQVNLHVFEDWCGGAVGQLRRNLHFPLFPHTRTTVKKLAVSPKWKNYGLRLFGFIHPARDGDVQFSVASDDNSEFWLSPNESPAGAQLVAFVGKTGSEWTAPGEFTKFSSQVSKPRRLMASRRYYFELLHKQDDRGSDHVEVGWRAFLPGLKFEVIGSAHISLYTDESALKMDHVAHVPQSPASHVAGQPLQEEPRADMLRPDPRDAFFLTPRVEPSDLESVLEPCAYAPTYVVKDFPIARYQGLQFVYLSFVYPNDHTRLTHMETDNKCFYRESPLYLERFGFYKYMKMDREEGGEDREEVQRRAFLFLNPDDFLDDEDDGELLDAGLGPTEAPRRQGSRQLPAPAAPSEAPATPAAPTPRRSRALSWAARQLPLFLGRAPPPRPAARPSKVYVTRVRPGLRAPPGAPPLGARGPPRPPLPGVFLRPRPLPRVPLRAPPSPPRARGHRTSSPPATELRAPAPAPATREGREGRARAPGLAAPTADSNSSSEAQPVTSFLSLSQVSRPQLPGEDEEEEGDDDEEGAPGDENASEDSEEAAGLVRGRWREDAIDWQRTFSVGNVDFELLRSDWNDLRCNVSGNLQLPEAEAVDVVAQYMERLNMRHSGRYALLRIVNVEKRRDSARGSRFLLELELQERGGRRLRLSEYVFLRLPGARAGDTEEDRESPEPAAASARPDGRPELCRPLRLAWRQDVMVHFVVPVKNQARWVMQFLADMAALHARTGDSRFSVVLVDFESEDMDVEQALRAARLPRYQYLRRAGNFERSAGLQAGVDAVEDASSIVFLCDLHIHFPPSILDGIRKHCVEGKLAFAPVVMRLSCGSSPGDPHGYWEVNGFGLFGIYKSDFDRIGGMNTEEFRDQWGGEDWELLDRVLQAGLEVERLRIRNFYHHFHSKRGMWGARSRKAARKEAPQKEAP, from the exons ATGCCGTGGTTCCCGGTGAAGAAGATCCGCAAACAGATcaagctgctgcttctgctggtgCTGCTTACCTGCGCCGCGTGGCTCACGTACGTGCACCTGAGCCTCGTGCGCCAGGGCCGCGCGCTGCGCCAGCGGCTGGGCTACGGGCGAG ACGGCGAGAAGCTGAGCGGTGTGACCGACGGCCGGGGCGTCCACGCTGCGCTGGCCACACAGAGGGCAGAGGACTCCAGCGAGAGCCGCGAGGAGGAGCCAGTG TCTGAAGGCCGGGACCCAGGCGTGCTGTTTCCTGGCGGGGCTGGAAGACCCCTGGTGCTCAACCTCACCCGTCAAGTGCCGGTGTGGCGGGAGGAG TACAAGGGGCAGGTGAATCTGCACGTGTTTGAGGACTGGTGCGGGGGCGCCGTGGGCCAGCTCCGGAGGAACCTGCActtccctctcttccctcac ACTCGCACCACTGTGAAGAAGCTGGCTGTGTCCCCCAAGTGGAAGAACTATGGCCTCCGCCTCTTCGGCTTCATCCACCCGGCGAGAGAtg GCGACGTCCAGTTCTCTGTGGCTTCGGATGACAACTCTGAGTTCTGGCTGAGCCCAAATGAGAGCCCAGCGGGTGCCCAGCTGGTGGCCTTTGTGGGCAAG ACAGGCTCAGAGTGGACAGCGCCTGGAGAGTTCACCAAGTTCAGCTCCCAGGTGTCCAAGCCCAGACG GCTCATGGCCTCTCGGAGGTACTACTTTGAGCTGCTGCACAAGCAGGATGACCGCGGCTCGGACCATGTGGAAGTGGGC TGGCGAGCATTCCTGCCGGGTCTGAAGTTCGAGGTCATCGGCTCTGCTCACATCTCCCTCTACACAG ACGAGTCAGCCCTGAAGATGGACCACGTGGCGCACGTGCCCCAGTCTCCTGCCAGTCACGTGGCGGGGCAGCCGCTGCAGGAGGAGCCCAGAGCTGACATGCTGCGGCCGGATCCCCGAGACGCCTTCTTTCTCA CGCCTCGGGTGGAGCCCTCGGATCTGGAGAGTGTGCTGGAGCCCTGCGCCTACGCCCCGACCTACGTGGTCAAAGACTTTCCCATCGCAAGATACCAGGGACTGCAATTT gtGTACCTGTCCTTCGTTTATCCCAATGACCACACGCGCCTGACTCACATGGAGACGGACAATAAGTGCTTCTACCGGGAGTCGCCGCTGTATCTGGAAAg GTTTGGGTTCTACAAATACATGAAGATGGACCgggaggagggcggggaggacagagaggaggTGCAGCGCCGAGCCTTCCTCTTCCTCAACCCGGACG ACTTCCTGGATGACGAGGACGACGGAGAGCTGCTCGACGCCGGCCTGGGGCCCACGGAGGCCCCCCGAAGGCAGGGCAGCCGCCAGCTCCCGGCCCCCGCAGCCCCCTCCGAGGCCCCGGCCACCCCTGCCGCGCCGACACCCCGACGCTCCCGGGCGCTGAGCTGGGCGGCCCGCCAGCTCCCGCTCTTCTTGggccgcgccccgcccccgcggCCCGCAGCCCGGCCCTCCAAGGTGTACGTGACCCGCGTGCGGCCCGGCCTGCGGGCGCCCCCCGGGGCCCCGCCACTCGGCGCACGCGGCCCACCCCGGCCGCCCTTGCCTGGCGTCTTCCTGCGCCCCCGACCCCTACCCAGGGTGCCGCTGCGGGCGCCCCCAAGCCCACCCCGGGCTCGAGGCCACAGGACGAGCAGCCCCCCGGCCACAGAGCTGAGAGCCCCGGCCCCGGCGCCGGCCACCCGGGAGGGCCGGGAGGGCCGGGCGCGCGCGCCGGGACTCGCGGCCCCCACGGCGGACTCCAACTCTTCCTCTGAAGCGCAGCCTGTGACCTCCTTCCTGAGCTTGTCCCAGGTGTCCAGGCCACAGCTGCCTggggaggacgaggaggaggaaggggacgaTGACGAGGAAGGGGCGCCCGGCGACGAGAACGCGTCGGAGGACAGCGAGGAGGCGGCAGGCCTGGTTCGCGGCCGCTGGCGCGAGGATGCCATCGACTGGCAGCGCACGTTCAGCGTCGGCAACGTGGACTTCGAGCTGCTGCGCTCCGACTGGAACGATCTGCGCTGCAATGTGTCCGGGAACCTGCAGCTGCCCGAGGCCGAGGCCGTGGACGTGGTGGCTCAGTACATGGAGAGGCTCAACATGCGCCACAGCGG GCGATACGCTCTTCTGCGCATCGTGAACGTGGAGAAGCGCCGGGACTCCGCGCGAGGAAGCCGCTTCCTCCTGGAACTGGAGCTCCAGGAACGCGGCGGGCGCCGCCTGCGCTTGTCTGAGTACGTCTTCCTGCGCCTGCCCGGGGCCCGTGCCGGCGACACGGAGGAAGACCGAGAGAGTCCCGAGCCCGCCGCAGCCTCCGCGCGCCCCGACGGCCGCCCGGAGCTGTGCCGGCCACTGCGCCTGGCCTGGCGCCAAGATGTGATGGTGCACTTCGTCGTGCCCG TGAAAAACCAGGCGCGCTGGGTGATGCAGTTCCTGGCAGACATGGCCGCTCTGCACGCGCGCACCGGCGACTCCCGCTTCAGTGTCGTCCTGGTGGACTTTGAGAGCGAGGACATGGACGTGGAGCAGGCCCTCCGCGCCGCGCGGCTGCCCAG ATACCAATACCTGAGGCGAGCCGGGAACTTTGAGCGCTCTGCGGGGCTGCAAGCTGGAGTGGATGCGGTGGAG GATGCCAGCAGCATCGTTTTCCTCTGCGACCTGCACATCCACTTCCCCCCCAGCATCCTGGACGGCATTCGCAAGCACTGCGTGGAGGGCAAGCTGGCCTTCGCGCCAGTGGTCATGCGGCTGAGCTGTGGGAGCTCACCAGGGGACCCGCATG gttACTGGGAGGTGAATGGCTTTGGCCTGTTTGGGATCTACAAGTCTGACTTTGACCGTATTGGAGGCATGAACACTGAGGAATTCCGGGACCAGTGGGGAGGCGAGGACTGGGAGCTCCTGGACAG GGTCctgcaggcagggctggaggTGGAGCGACTCCGCATACGGAACTTCTACCACCACTTCCACTCCAAGCGGGGGATGTGGGGTGCGCGCAGCCGCAAGGCCGCCCGAAAGGAGGCCCCCCAAAAAGAGGCCCCTTGA